The genomic stretch GGGAGCCGAGGCTTACCACTTCATTAATTATGTGGTTGCTTTACGCCGGTTACCTTATGCTTTACTACTCGGTTGATGATATTGAACGTAAATCTCGCCTTACCGCGGTATTTGGTATAGTTGCTTTTTTAAGTGTTCCCATCTCGTTCATGTCGATTAGGTGGTGGAGAACCGCTCATCCGTTGATATTTACGCCAGCAAAGATAGCGCTTGGTGAAGCACTCGATATGCAAATGTGGATACCAACTTTGATTTTTTTTGCGTCTATGATGCTCTATTATGTTTACCTTTTAGGGCAGAGGATAAGAATGATTAACTTACAAGAAGAAATTCAAGATTTAAAAGATGAGATTGGAGGTTAGTTATGTCCTTTTTTTACGCTGCTTATTTTGCCGCCTGGTTGA from Candidatus Oleimmundimicrobium sp. encodes the following:
- the ccsA gene encoding cytochrome c biogenesis protein CcsA gives rise to the protein EPRLTTSLIMWLLYAGYLMLYYSVDDIERKSRLTAVFGIVAFLSVPISFMSIRWWRTAHPLIFTPAKIALGEALDMQMWIPTLIFFASMMLYYVYLLGQRIRMINLQEEIQDLKDEIGG